The following are from one region of the Ornithorhynchus anatinus isolate Pmale09 chromosome X1, mOrnAna1.pri.v4, whole genome shotgun sequence genome:
- the ELMO3 gene encoding engulfment and cell motility protein 3: MAPPRDVVKIAIELEGANPQLIELDQAKPLTAVLKELCAKWNLSDWEHYALQHADGHRRYVTENNRGEIKNGSILCLKPSPEQEVEQLLGGLQAGGQEGRRPLLRRLAALAPDLTFAREFISRDGLQKLELIVEHGDDLGEVLALALRAFSELMEHGVVSWETLNPSLVRKVTSYVNMNLMDVSVHQLALGLLENVVLNSSVLGQIVKNEIPVDRLLTHLQVINQQLQTKAMALLTALLLGVTVPERKIMLDDLWQKNLRLYIQKNIIHSSAPLGAEMAHHLYVLQALSLEVLKPRMQTPIDPFSQEQREQLQSLRLAAFEPDGGSPTGGLNTERRQSLCAREFRKLGFSNSNPAQDLERVPPGLLALDNMLYFARHAPNAYSRFVLENSSREDKHECPFARSSIQLTALLCELLHVGEPYSETAQDFSPLFFGQDHTFHELFCVCIQLLNKTWKEMRATQEDFDKVLQVVREQLSRVLAQRPSSLELFRSKVNALSYGEVLRLRQTERLSQEGTLAPPILELREKLKPDLLELIRQQRLLQLCEGTLFRKVSSRRRQDKLWFCCLSPNHKILHYGDVEEGLSQPTAESLPEKLPVAEMRALLVGRDCPHVREKGSGKQNKDVWELAFSVGYDLGEEETAYLNFIAPSKREFHLWMDGLNALLGNPMSSEQTRMDLELLLAMETKLQLLELEAVPIPDRPPPVPPPPSNFNFCCDSGVAEP; this comes from the exons ATGGCGCCCCCCCGGGATGTAGTGAAAATCGCCATCGAGCTGGAGGGGGCCAACCCGCAGCTCATCGAGCTGGACCAG gccaaGCCCTTGACTGCAGTCCTGAAAGAGCTGTGCGCCAA GTGGAACCTGAGCGATTGGGAACACTATGCCCTGCAGCATGCCGACGGTCACCGGCGCTACGTCACGGAGAAT AACCGAGGGGAGATCAAGAACGGGAGTATCCTCTGCCTCAAACCCTCCCCG gagcaggaggtggaacaGCTGCTGGGTGGGCTgcaggctgggggccaggagggGCGGCGCCCGCTGCTGCGGCgacttgcagccctggcccctgacctcacctttgcCCGGGAGTTCATCAGTCGGGACGGGCTGCAGAAGCTTGAACTCATCGTGGAGCATGGTGACGA CCTGGGTGAAGTGCTGGCTCTGGCGCTGCGGGCCTTCTCGGAGCTCATGGAGCATGGTGTGGTGTCCTGGGAGACGCTCAACCCGTCCTTGGTCAGAAAG GTGACTAGCTATGTGAATATGAACCTAATGGATGTATCGGTGCATCAGCTGGCACTGGGGTTGCTGGAGAATGTGGTTCTGAACAGCTCTGTATTGGGCCAGATAGTCAAGAACGAGATCCCTGTGGATAGACTGCTCACCCACCTGCAGGT GATTAACCAACAGCTGCAGACCAAGGCCATGGCACTGCTCACGGCACTGCTGCTGGGGGTCACTGTCCCTGAGCGCAAG ATCATGTTGGACGACCTGTGGCAGAAGAACCTTCGCCTGTACATCCAAAAG AATATCATCCACAGCTCGGCACCCCTGGGGGCAGAGATGGCCCATCACTTGTATGTGCTGCAGGCTCTGAGTCTGGAGGTGTTGAAGCCACGCATGCAGACGCCTATCGATCCCTTCAGCCAG GAGCAGCGAGAGCAGCTTCAGTCCCTGCGCCTGGCTGCTTTTGAGCCAGATGGGGGGTCCCCCACAGGGGGACTCAATACTGAGCGCCGACAGTCCCTCTGTGCTCGCGAGTTCCGCAAACTGGGCTTTTCT AACAGCAATCCTGCTCAGGATCTGGAACGTGTGCCCCCTGGTCTGCTGGCCCTGGACAACATGCTCTACTTTGCCCGCCACGCGCCTAATGCCTACAGCCGG TTTGTGCTGGAGAATAGCAGCCGTGAGGACAAACACGAATGCCCCTTTGCCCGGAGCAGTATCCAGTTGACTGCGTTGCTGTGTGAGCTGCTGCATGTCGGGGAGCCCT ACTCAGAGACAGCCCAGGACTTCTCCCCGCTGTTCTTTGGGCAGGATCACACCTTCCACGAACTCTTCTGTGTCTGCATCCAGCTGCTTAACAAGACCtggaaggagatgcgagccacTCAGGAGGACTTTGACAAG GTGCTGCAGGTGGTGCGAGAGCAGCTGAGCCGGGTGCTGGCTCAGAGGCCGAGCTCGCTGGAGCTGTTCCGCTCCAAGGTGAACGCCCTGAGCTACGGGGAGGTGCTACGGCTGCGGCAGACGGAGAGACTCAGCCAGGAGGGCACCCTGGCCCCACCTATCCT GGAGCTGCGTGAAAAGCTGAAGCCAGATCTCCTGGAGCTGATCCGTCAGCAGCGGTTGCTGCAGCTTTGTGAGGGGACGCTCTTCCGCAAAGTCAGCAGCCGGAGGAGGCAGG ACAAACtttggttctgctgcttgtctcccAACCACAAGATATTACACTATGGAGACGTGGAGGAGGGCTTGAGCCAGCCTACTGCCGAGAGCCTACCGGAAAAAC TCCCTGTAGCAGAAATGCGTGCactgctcgtgggcagggactgtccccatgTCCGGGAGAAGGGCTCCGGGAAGCAGAACAAG GACGTCTGGGAACTAGCCTTCTCTGTCGGCTAtgacctgggggaggaggagacagcctATCTCAATTTCATCGCTCCCTCCAAGCGAGAG TTCCACCTTTGGATGGATGGGCTCAATGCCCTGCTGGGTAACCCCATGAGTAGCGAGCAGACGCGAATGGACCTGGAGTTGCTCCTGGCCATGGAGACGAAACTGCAGCTGCTGGAACTGGAAGCTGTGCCCATCCCGGACAGGCCGCCCCCCGTGCCTCCACCACCCAGCAACTTCAACTTCTGCTGTGACTCCGGCGTGGCCGAGCCTTGA